A single genomic interval of Lathyrus oleraceus cultivar Zhongwan6 chromosome 7, CAAS_Psat_ZW6_1.0, whole genome shotgun sequence harbors:
- the LOC127104873 gene encoding zinc finger BED domain-containing protein RICESLEEPER 2, producing MYTAITAIAITAICQHLTGEPNQNLPINEVGSAMQPIKKRKSSASGSRQTSACWEHFIRLPDDLVDAPTAACKHCHKKYLCDPRTHDTTNLNHHILKCSKKPFVVSTDSTQTILTYPSVDGKLVQVSSRFDKKACRSALSVFVVLDEQPFSAVEGEGFIPKVTLTTDCWTSIQNLNYLTLTAHFVDNEWKYQKRIISFTVIPNHKGETVGRKIEEVLRDWGIRNVSTITVDNATSNDVAVTYLKRKIANMNGLMGDGECFHMRCSAHILNLVVNEGLKDKHLSVTSVRDAVRFVKSSPHRAAKFKECIEFAGITCKKLVCLDVSTRWNAAYLMLEVAEKFQLAFEKLEDEESSYREFFGKGNPPSNDDWDIARAFSAFLKLFYEATKTFSTSQNVSLHTCFHQVSAIYCELKQATLNLNDFFASVGGDMMEKYNRYWGSPDKMNKMIYFGIILDPRYKLSSIEWAFKDMYGVGSKFGSDLPLGSGGNNVSNDETNASIACSSLMARADAFEQHLEEQDSIDQQNELEPHQCLLLLLKVLLAQEGES from the exons ATGTATACTGCTATAACTGCTATTGCTATAACTGCTATTTGCCAGCACT TGACTGGTGAGCCTAATCAAAATCTACCAATTAATGAAGTAGGTTCAGCTATGCAACCTATAAAGAAGAGGAAATCTAGTGCAAGTGGTTCTAGGCAAACATCTGCTTGCTGGGAACATTTTATTAGATTACCCGATGACCTAGTTGATGCACCCACTGCAGCCTGCAAACACTGCCATAAAAAATACTTGTGTGACCCTAGGACTCACGACACCACTAATTTGAACCACCATATTTTAAAATGTTCTAAGAAGCCCTTTGTCGTGTCAACTGACTCCACACAAACTATTCTAACCTACCCAAGTGTAGATGGTAAACTGGTTCAAGTTAGCTCTAGATTTGACAAGAAAGCTTGTAGAAGTGCTTTGTCAGTTTTTGTAGTTCTAGATGAGCAGCCATTTAGTGCAGTAGAGGGTGAAGGGTTTATTCCAAA GGTAACACTTACTACTGATTGCTGGACTTCTATACAAAATCTCAACTACTTGACCCTTACGGCACACTTTGTGGATAACGAATGGAAGTATCAAAAAAGAATTATAAGCTTTACCGTAATTCCAAACCACAAAGGTGAAACTGTAGGTAGGAAGATTGAAGAAGTGTTAAGGGATTGGGGAATTAGGAATGTGTCAACCATAACTGTTGATAATGCCACTTCAAATGATGTTGCTGTGACATATCTAAAGAGAAAAATAGCAAATATGAATGGGTTAATGGGGGATGGAGAGTGTTTTCATATGAGGTGTTCAGCTCACATTTTGAACTTGGTGGTAAATGAGGGTTTGAAAGATAAACATTTATCTGTAACTAGTGTTAGAGATGCTGTTAGATTTGTTAAGTCCTCACCTCATAGGGCAGCCAAGTTTAAAGAATGCATTGAATTTGCTGGAATAACTTGCAAAAAATTAGTATGTCTTGATGTTTCAACTCGTTGGAACGCGGCATATTTAATGCTAGAGGTTGCGGAGAAGTTTCAACTCGCTTTTGAAAAGCTTGAGGATGAAGAGTCGAGCTATAGGGAGTTCTTTGGAAAAGGTAATCCCCCTAGTAATGATGATTGGGACATTGCTAGGGCTTTTAGCGCTTTCCTAAAGTTATTCTATGAAGCAACTAAGACTTTTTCCACCTCTCAAAATGTGAGTTTGCATACTTGTTTTCACCAAGTGTCTGCCATTTATTGTGAGTTAAAGCAAGCCACTTTGAACTTAAATGATTTTTTTGCAAGTGTGGGTGGAGATATGATGGAAAAATATAATAGATATTGGGGAAGTCCTGATAAGATGAACAAGATGATATATTTTGGTATTATTCTTGATCCAAGATACAAGTTGAGTTCCATTGAGTGGGCGTTTAAGGACATGTATGGAGTTGGATCAAAGTTTGGTAGTGACTTG CCTCTTGGTAGTGGTGGAAATAATGTCTCCAATGATGAAACAAATGCATCTATTGCCTGTTCATCACTTATGGCTAGAGCCGATGCTTTTGAGCAACATTTAGAGGAGCAAGACTCGATTGATCAACAAAATGAGCTTGAG CCACACCAGTGTCTACTGTTGCTTCTGAAAGTGCTTTTAGCACAAGAAGGAGAGTCATAG